The Natronobacterium texcoconense genome includes the window GCTTCGATAAAACAGACTGCTGTGAGCAGCGCTACGCGTCGAACGGGTCGAGTTTCCGGACGAACCGCGTTACGATTCCTCGCCGTCACATGGGAGCCGTGCAGCGGACAACCAGAAGTCCTCGAACGCACGGAGCGTCTCTTCGAACTCGTCTGGACTCGAGTTCTTGGAGAGACAGGCGTTCGCGTTCAGTTCGTAGGCCTCGCGTACTTCCCGGTCGGACTGAGAGCCGGTCAGAACGATCACTGGAATGTGATCGTGGTTCGGATCGTCGTTCAATTCCGTCAGGATCCCTTTCCCCCCTTTTCCGGGGAGGTGCCAGTCGAGAAGAACGAGATCTGGAGCAGGTGCGTCCGCGTACTCGTCACGCTGATCGACGAAGTCCAGTGCTTCGCTCCCTGTATGGACGGTGTGGAGAGTGTCGGCGCGAACCGGATCGCTGAGGGCTTCTTCGACGAGACGTGCGTCGCCCGGATTGTCTTCTACGAGGAGGATTGTGTGGAAAGAGGATCGAGATAGTTTCGTTTCCGGCGATTTCATTCGTATGAAACTGTAGGCGTCAGTGATCGACGTTCGGTTCTTCGCGAACAGCGGTCACCTCTGACTTTTCGATAGCTCGAAACTCCGTCGATCCGCATTGACAGCCGTTTTTCGTACCGATCGGCTGGACTGTTCCGTCGGGCCACTTTTGAACCGCATAGCCAGCACCGCAGCTGACACATTCGGCGACAGTGCGTTTGCTCCCTCCATCTGGCGTCATACCCTCTAGAAGGACACCGAGTGGTATCAGATTGGCTCGGTATATACAAAACTGTTTTTAGTATGCTATCGGCCTGGGACCTCCGTTTCGGACAGTGTACTTCCGAGGACGTTTTTGATCCCCCGCCGGAGCCTGGAAGCGACGGCCTGCTGTGAGATGTCGAGTTCGTCGCCGAGTTCTTCCATCGTCACTTCACGTGGGGTCTCGAAGTAGCCCCGATTGTAGGCGAGTACCAGCGTGTCCTGCTGGGTATCGGTCAGTGATGCCTCCGAGTCCGTCTCGAGCGGTGTAAGCGCCTGTAACTTCGTCAGTGTGATCGGAATGTCTAGGTCTCGACAGCGCCGCTGGAACTCGGAGATATCGCTTCTATCGTCGCCGCGTATCTCGAACGACCACTGCTGTGTCGTGCCGACGGCTCTGATAAGCGGAATCTCCGTCTCCACCAGTGTGCTCAACACACCGGAGTATTCAACTGCCCACTCGACCCGCAGGAGGTACTCGTCCTCGACGGAATCGACGAGACGAATGTCTTCCACTCCAGGATGGTTGGTAAACGCCCCCTCGATATCGTCGACGAGGGTTCCCCGTACCCAGAAGTAGGGAACGACCACGTCCTGTGCAGGAATAATCCGCTCCAGTGTAACCGTCACCTCCGGTAATTTCTCGAACACGGTTCCTAACGGGAACTCCTCCGACGGAACCGTAAACGTCGCTTCCGTAGCCATCGTTCGGACTGTCGCGCTCCCGTCGTAAAAAGGCAATACGGCTGTGCGGTCCGAACAGCCGTGTTACTCTCGAGACAGCCGCCCCGGCGTCCACTCCGCGTCGAACTCCTCGTGGAGGTACGGCTTCGCGTCCTCGCCGGCGTAGGTCGCGACGAGTTGCCCGTCGCCCTCGAGGTGGTACTTGTACGTCGTCAGCCCCTCGAGACCGACGGGGCCGCGGGCGTGGATCTTTCCGGTGGAGATGCCGACCTCCGCGCCGAGGCCGAACCGGTAGCCGTCGGCGAAGCGCGTCGAGGCGTTGTGGAAGACGCTCGAGGCGTCGAGGCGACGCATGAACTGCGCAGCTCGGTCGGAATCCTCGGTGACGATCGACTCCGTGTGTTTGGAGCCGTACTCGGTGATGTGCTCGATCGCGTCGGCCAGCGAGTCGACGACCTTGATCGAGAGTTCGAGGTCGCCGTACTCGGTTTCCCAGTCGTCGTCGGTTGCTTCGCCTACGTCGACGACCTCGCGGGTGGCCTCGTCGCCGCGTAGTTCGACGTCGGCGTCCTCGTAGCGAGAGACCATGCCGGAGAGGAAATCCGCGGCGACGTCTTCGTGAACCAGCAGCGTCTCGACGGCGTTGCATACGGCGGGATACTGGACCTTCGCGTCGAAGGCGATGTCCTCGGCCATCTCGAGGTCGGCCTCGCTGTCGACGAAGACGTGACAGACGCCCTCGGTGTGGCCGAGCACGGGGATGCTCGTGTTGTCCTGGATGTAGGAGACGAACTCGGAACTGCCGCGGGGCATCAGCAGGTCGATCGAGTCGTCCATCTCGAGCATCGCGGTGACGTCCTCGCGGGCCTCGATCAGTTGAGCCCACCCATCCGGCAGGTCGGCGGTCGCCTCGCGGATGATCTCGTACAGTACCCGGTTGGAGTTACTGGCTTCGCTGCCACCCTTCAGGATGACGGCGTTGCCGGACCGGAGTCCGAGCGCGGCGATCTGGACCAGCGCGTCCGGCCGGGACTCGAAGACCGTTCCGACGACGCCGATGGGGACGGCGACCTTGTACAGTTCCAGTCCCTCGTCGAGCCGTCGCGCCTCCAGGGTCTTCTCGAGCGGATCCTCCTGGGCGGCGACGCTGCGGACCATCTCCGATATGTCCTCGAGTTTCGAGGGGGAGAGTTTCAGCCGGTCGACCAGCGCCTGGCTGTACTCACCTGCCTCGAGCATCTCTTCGGCCTCGGTGACGTCTTCTTCGTTCGCCTCGAGGATCTCGTCGTGGCGCTCGTCGATCGCGTCGGCGATCGCCTCGAGGCCCGCCCGCCGTCGGTCGTCGGACAGCGTCGCGAGTTCGAGGGCCGCGGTCTGTGCCTCGTCGACCTTGGTTTCGATCGTCGGTTCAGTCATCGGTGACACCGTTTATGGGAACGAATACCGTCCCCACGGGCTTGCCAGTAGCGATTTTTTCGAGGACGTTCGGCTCGGTCGAGCGGGCGATGATCGCCGGCTTCCCGTGTTCGCTGACCTCGCGTGCGCCCTGAACCTTCGTCTGGATGCCGCCGAACGTCTCGGTCGAGCTGCCGTCGATGATCTCCAGGACCTCGTCGTAGTTGTCGCCGACGGCCTCGATGCGTTCGGCGTCGTCGTCCTCCTTCGGATTTCCCGTGTAGACGCCGCCGACGTCGGTGAGCGTCACCAGCAGGTCGACGTCGACGCCGACCGCAAGCGACGACGAGAGCATGTCGTTGTCGCCGATCCGGATCTCTTCGGTCGCGACCGCGTCGTTCTCGTTGATGATCGGGACGATGTCCCACTCGAGCAGCGTCTCGATCGTGTTCCGGAAGTTGGTGAACCGGTCGGTGTTCTCGAGGTCCTGCTGGCTCAGCAGGATCTGGGCGACCTTCGTGTCGTAGCGCTCGAAGCTCTCGGTGTACCGGCGCATGAGGTGGCTCTGCCCGACGGTCGACAGCGCCTGTGACTCCTCGACGGTTTCGCCGGTGTAGCCGACTCGCCCCTTGCCGGCACCGACCGCGCCCGAAGAGACGAGGATCACGTCCTTGCCTCGTTTCCGGAGGTCAGCGACGTCGTCGACGAGTTTGTCGAGTTTCTCGTCGTCGAGATTCGAGGAGTCGTCGGTCAGCGAGTTGGTTCCAGCCTTGACGACGACGCGTTCGGCTGTGGCTGCCTGCTCCCGCGCCGCTTCGACCGTCTCGGCCCCCATCGCGTCACTCATCTTCTGCCTCGCGTGCGAGTTCCGCAGAACGTTCTGCCGCCGCCGTCACCGCTTCTGTCACGGCGTCGTCTGCCTCGCTCTCCCAGAGGACGTCCATTCCTTCGATGGTCGTTCCCTTGGGCGAACAGACCGCGTCGATCATCTCGTCGATCGGCCGCTCAGTTCGCAACACGGTCTCGGCGGCTCCCTTGAACGTCTGTGCTGCGAGCAGTCGCGCCTGATCCGGTTCGAGACCGCGGTCGACGCCGGCCTGGGCCATCGCGTC containing:
- the proB gene encoding glutamate 5-kinase, whose protein sequence is MSDAMGAETVEAAREQAATAERVVVKAGTNSLTDDSSNLDDEKLDKLVDDVADLRKRGKDVILVSSGAVGAGKGRVGYTGETVEESQALSTVGQSHLMRRYTESFERYDTKVAQILLSQQDLENTDRFTNFRNTIETLLEWDIVPIINENDAVATEEIRIGDNDMLSSSLAVGVDVDLLVTLTDVGGVYTGNPKEDDDAERIEAVGDNYDEVLEIIDGSSTETFGGIQTKVQGAREVSEHGKPAIIARSTEPNVLEKIATGKPVGTVFVPINGVTDD
- a CDS encoding helix-turn-helix domain-containing protein, whose protein sequence is MATEATFTVPSEEFPLGTVFEKLPEVTVTLERIIPAQDVVVPYFWVRGTLVDDIEGAFTNHPGVEDIRLVDSVEDEYLLRVEWAVEYSGVLSTLVETEIPLIRAVGTTQQWSFEIRGDDRSDISEFQRRCRDLDIPITLTKLQALTPLETDSEASLTDTQQDTLVLAYNRGYFETPREVTMEELGDELDISQQAVASRLRRGIKNVLGSTLSETEVPGR
- a CDS encoding response regulator encodes the protein MKSPETKLSRSSFHTILLVEDNPGDARLVEEALSDPVRADTLHTVHTGSEALDFVDQRDEYADAPAPDLVLLDWHLPGKGGKGILTELNDDPNHDHIPVIVLTGSQSDREVREAYELNANACLSKNSSPDEFEETLRAFEDFWLSAARLPCDGEES
- a CDS encoding glutamate-5-semialdehyde dehydrogenase, with the protein product MTEPTIETKVDEAQTAALELATLSDDRRRAGLEAIADAIDERHDEILEANEEDVTEAEEMLEAGEYSQALVDRLKLSPSKLEDISEMVRSVAAQEDPLEKTLEARRLDEGLELYKVAVPIGVVGTVFESRPDALVQIAALGLRSGNAVILKGGSEASNSNRVLYEIIREATADLPDGWAQLIEAREDVTAMLEMDDSIDLLMPRGSSEFVSYIQDNTSIPVLGHTEGVCHVFVDSEADLEMAEDIAFDAKVQYPAVCNAVETLLVHEDVAADFLSGMVSRYEDADVELRGDEATREVVDVGEATDDDWETEYGDLELSIKVVDSLADAIEHITEYGSKHTESIVTEDSDRAAQFMRRLDASSVFHNASTRFADGYRFGLGAEVGISTGKIHARGPVGLEGLTTYKYHLEGDGQLVATYAGEDAKPYLHEEFDAEWTPGRLSRE